From Fundulus heteroclitus isolate FHET01 chromosome 5, MU-UCD_Fhet_4.1, whole genome shotgun sequence, a single genomic window includes:
- the LOC105920170 gene encoding protein PET117 homolog, mitochondrial isoform X2, with product MSTASKVVLTASVVLTVGTVAGVHLRQAWDRERLHEGVVRDLERLQRKKENLRLLEEQQVLTRQLEEERQRREARLRPQDT from the exons ATGTCTACAGCCTCCAAGGTGGTTCTGACGGCGTCTGTGGTTCTGACTGTGGGCACGGTGGCTGGGGTCCACCTAAGGCAGGCCTGGGACCGAGAG CGCCTCCACGAGGGCGTAGTCCGGGACCTGGAGCGTCTGCAGCGGAAGAAGGAGAACCTGCGGCTGCTGGAGGAGCAACAG GTTCTGACCCgacagctggaggaggagaggcagcGGCGAGAGGCCAGGCTCCGCCCACAGGACACCTGA
- the LOC105920170 gene encoding protein PET117 homolog, mitochondrial isoform X1, giving the protein MSTASKVVLTASVVLTVGTVAGVHLRQAWDRERLHEGVVRDLERLQRKKENLRLLEEQQVLTRQLEEQQVLTRQLEEQQVLTRQLEEERQRREARLRPQDT; this is encoded by the exons ATGTCTACAGCCTCCAAGGTGGTTCTGACGGCGTCTGTGGTTCTGACTGTGGGCACGGTGGCTGGGGTCCACCTAAGGCAGGCCTGGGACCGAGAG CGCCTCCACGAGGGCGTAGTCCGGGACCTGGAGCGTCTGCAGCGGAAGAAGGAGAACCTGCGGCTGCTGGAGGAGCAACAGGTTCTGACCCGACAGCTGGAGGAGCAACAGGTTCTGACCCGACAGCTGGAGGAGCAACAGGTTCTGACCCgacagctggaggaggagaggcagcGGCGAGAGGCCAGGCTCCGCCCACAGGACACCTGA
- the kat14 gene encoding cysteine-rich protein 2-binding protein isoform X2 has translation MDSSGEQLAAAEEEAACTSASEGLEEGEVEGETLLMVEAEGSVDLSHDQSGDSLTSDVGEEPDGGWACEDMSFYCDRCHKWVPAAQLRGEQPSYLKGDNFFKFLCSDCAEDGKESFERMRLTWQQVVMLAMYNLSLEGTGRQGYFRWKEDICAFIGRHWNFLLGNRKKTSTWWSTVAGCLSVGSPTFFRSGAQEFGEPGWWKLVQNRPPTLRPDGDKSSSKTKASRPPMDPIITVEGLRKRGARNPVENAMQLKEKRSRTQEAKDIRRAQKEAAGGYMDRSASSTPVKLGVCRGGRRPDLVLERGEVIDFSSLSSSDRTPLTSPSPSPSPDFSGPGTPASHSATPSLLSEADLIPDAMPPQALFHDDEEMETEGMIDPGMEYIPPPNVGHAGRKKLRPPQLLIKQEADSEDDDGHQDRFEEPAGSNEAPPPSSRALAAERRRMALPEKSDGGGAPRSPRFSALSLYEERLLLRRLDACLLALAVTPQGKRLHRKLLLRQAKRQRGLPLLDIDRAVSAALSLVGGICGPREAESRGGGGAKGQFGTGSQEQRILDRFQTNFSSRRGVQQRSVSFWHRLMGAEGRLEPNIKSPYTARILKPFIRRDFESRPLKLRLLAEIRAYPHRKDPDWTPQPEAPIDYCYVRPNHIPSVNAMCHDSFWPGVDLSECLQYPDFSVVVLYKKVVVGFGFMVPDVKYNEAYISFLLVHPEWRRAGIGTFMIYHLIQTCMGKDVTLHVSASNPAMLLYQKFGFKAEEYILDFYDKYYPVDSSECRHAFFLRLRR, from the exons ATGGACAGCAGCGGGGAGCAGCTGGcggcggcggaggaggaggcggcgtGCACGTCGGCCTCGGAGGGGCTGGAGGAGGGGGAGGTGGAGGGGGAGACGCTGCTGATGGTGGAGGCGGAGGGTTCTGTGGACCTGTCACATGACCAGAGCGGAGACTCTCTGACCAGCGACGTGGGGGAGGAGCCGGACGGAGGCTGGGCCTGCGAGGACATGTCCTTCTACTGCGACCGCTGCCACAAGTGGGTCCCTGCAG CTCAGCTCCGCGGGGAGCAGCCCAGTTACCTGAAGGGAGACAACTTCTTTAAGTTCCTGTGCTCCGACTGCGCCGAGGATGGGAAGGAGAGCTTCGAGAGGATGAGGCTCACCTGGCAGCAG GTGGTGATGCTGGCCATGTACAACCTGTCGCTGGAGGGAACGGGGCGGCAGGGATACTTCCGCTGGAAGGAGGACATCTGCGCCTTCATTGGTCGACACTGGAACTTCCTGCTGGGAAACAG GAAGAAGACGTCCACATGGTGGAGCACGGTCGCCGGCTGCCTGTCGGTCGGCAGCCCCACCTTCTTCCGCTCCGGAGCGCAGGAGTTTGGAGAGCCTGGCTGGTGGAAGCTGGTCCAGAACAGGCCCCCCACCCTGAGGCCCGACGGGGACAAGTCCAGCTCCAAGACTAAAG CTTCCAGGCCGCCCATGGATCCCATCATCACCGTAGAAGGTCTGAGGAAGCGAGGCGCCAGGAACCCCGTGGAGAACGCCATGCAGCTGAAGGAGAAGCGTTCTCGCACCCAGGAGGCCAAAGACATCCGGCGGGCGCAGAAGGAGGCGGCGGGCGGCTACATGGACCGCAGCGCCTCCTCCACGCCCGTCAAGCTGGGCGTGTGTCGCGGCGGGCGGCGCCCTGATCTGGTCCTGGAGCGAGGCGAGGTCATCGACTTCTCGTCCCTCAGCTCCTCGGACCGCACGCCGCTCACCAGCCCGTCGCCTTCGCCGTCGCCCGACTTCTCGGGCCCGGGAACGCCCGCCTCCCATTCGGCGACGCCCAGCTTGCTGTCGGAGGCGGACCTCATCCCGGACGCCATGCCTCCTCAGGCGCTGTTCCACG ATGATGAGGAGATGGAGACGGAGGGGATGATCGACCCGGGGATGGAGTACATCCCTCCGCCCAACGTCGGCCACGCGGGCCGGAAGAAGCTCCGCCCCCCTCAGCTTCTCATCAAACAGGAAGCTGACAGCGAGGACGACGACGGCCACCAGGACCGCTTTGAAGAGCCGGCGGGCAGCAAcgaggctccgcccccttcctCCCGGGCGCTGGCAGCGGAGCGGCGGAGGATGGCGCTCCCTGAGAAGTCAGACGGCGGCGGCGCCCCACGCAGCCCCCGCTTCTCGGCCCTCAGCCTGTACGAggagcggctgctgctgcggcgGCTGGACGCCTGCCTGCTGGCGCTGGCCGTCACGCCGCAGGGCAAACGCCtccacaggaagctgctgctgcgCCAGGCCAAGCGCCAGAGAGGGCTCCCCCTGCTGGACATCGACCGGGCCGTCAGCGCCGCCCTCAGCCTGGTGGGAGGGATCTGCGGCCCGCGGGAGGCGGAGTCACGTGGCGGGGGCGGAGCTAAGGGCCAGTTTGGCACCGGCAGCCAGGAGCAGCGGATTCTGGATCGCTTCCAG ACCAACTTCTCCAGCAGAAGAGGAGTCCAGCAGCGCTCCGTCTCCTTCTGGCATCGCCTGATGGGGGCTGAGGGCCGCTTGGAGCCCAACATCAAGAGTCCGTACACGGCCCGCATCCTGAAGCCCTTCATCAG GAGGGACTTTGAGTCGCGGCCCCTCAAGCTCCGCCTCCTGGCGGAGATCAGGGCGTATCCTCACAGGAAGGATCCGGACTGGACCCCCCAACCCGAGGCGCCCATCGACTACTGCTACGTGCGTCCCAACCACATCCCCTCCGTCAACGCCATGTGCCACGACAGCTTCTGGCCAG GTGTGGACCTGTCTGAGTGCCTGCAGTACCCGGACTTCAGCGTGGTGGTTCTCTATAAGAAGGTGGTGGTGGGCTTTGGCTTCATGGTGCCGGATGTGAAGTACAACGAGGCGTACATCTCCTTCCTGCTGGTCCACCCTGAGTGGAGGAGAGCCGGCATCGGGACCTTCATGATCTACCATCTGATCCAG ACCTGCATGGGCAAAGACGTGACGCTGCACGTGTCGGCCAGCAACCCCGCCATGCTGCTCTACCAGAAGTTTGGCTTCAAGGCCGAGGAGTACATCCTGGACTTCTACGACAAATACTACCCGGTGGACAGCAGCGAGTGCCGGCACGCCTTCTTCCTGCGGCTCCGGCGCTGA
- the kat14 gene encoding cysteine-rich protein 2-binding protein isoform X1, whose product MDSSGEQLAAAEEEAACTSASEGLEEGEVEGETLLMVEAEGSVDLSHDQSGDSLTSDVGEEPDGGWACEDMSFYCDRCHKWVPAAQLRGEQPSYLKGDNFFKFLCSDCAEDGKESFERMRLTWQQVVMLAMYNLSLEGTGRQGYFRWKEDICAFIGRHWNFLLGNRKKTSTWWSTVAGCLSVGSPTFFRSGAQEFGEPGWWKLVQNRPPTLRPDGDKSSSKTKASRPPMDPIITVEGLRKRGARNPVENAMQLKEKRSRTQEAKDIRRAQKEAAGGYMDRSASSTPVKLGVCRGGRRPDLVLERGEVIDFSSLSSSDRTPLTSPSPSPSPDFSGPGTPASHSATPSLLSEADLIPDAMPPQALFHDDEEMETEGMIDPGMEYIPPPNVGHAGRKKLRPPQLLIKQEADSEDDDGHQDRFEEPAGSNEAPPPSSRALAAERRRMALPEKSDGGGAPRSPRFSALSLYEERLLLRRLDACLLALAVTPQGKRLHRKLLLRQAKRQRGLPLLDIDRAVSAALSLVGGICGPREAESRGGGGAKGQFGTGSQEQRILDRFQVPVPPAVLWGGQNLLLTFNRLSLQTNFSSRRGVQQRSVSFWHRLMGAEGRLEPNIKSPYTARILKPFIRRDFESRPLKLRLLAEIRAYPHRKDPDWTPQPEAPIDYCYVRPNHIPSVNAMCHDSFWPGVDLSECLQYPDFSVVVLYKKVVVGFGFMVPDVKYNEAYISFLLVHPEWRRAGIGTFMIYHLIQTCMGKDVTLHVSASNPAMLLYQKFGFKAEEYILDFYDKYYPVDSSECRHAFFLRLRR is encoded by the exons ATGGACAGCAGCGGGGAGCAGCTGGcggcggcggaggaggaggcggcgtGCACGTCGGCCTCGGAGGGGCTGGAGGAGGGGGAGGTGGAGGGGGAGACGCTGCTGATGGTGGAGGCGGAGGGTTCTGTGGACCTGTCACATGACCAGAGCGGAGACTCTCTGACCAGCGACGTGGGGGAGGAGCCGGACGGAGGCTGGGCCTGCGAGGACATGTCCTTCTACTGCGACCGCTGCCACAAGTGGGTCCCTGCAG CTCAGCTCCGCGGGGAGCAGCCCAGTTACCTGAAGGGAGACAACTTCTTTAAGTTCCTGTGCTCCGACTGCGCCGAGGATGGGAAGGAGAGCTTCGAGAGGATGAGGCTCACCTGGCAGCAG GTGGTGATGCTGGCCATGTACAACCTGTCGCTGGAGGGAACGGGGCGGCAGGGATACTTCCGCTGGAAGGAGGACATCTGCGCCTTCATTGGTCGACACTGGAACTTCCTGCTGGGAAACAG GAAGAAGACGTCCACATGGTGGAGCACGGTCGCCGGCTGCCTGTCGGTCGGCAGCCCCACCTTCTTCCGCTCCGGAGCGCAGGAGTTTGGAGAGCCTGGCTGGTGGAAGCTGGTCCAGAACAGGCCCCCCACCCTGAGGCCCGACGGGGACAAGTCCAGCTCCAAGACTAAAG CTTCCAGGCCGCCCATGGATCCCATCATCACCGTAGAAGGTCTGAGGAAGCGAGGCGCCAGGAACCCCGTGGAGAACGCCATGCAGCTGAAGGAGAAGCGTTCTCGCACCCAGGAGGCCAAAGACATCCGGCGGGCGCAGAAGGAGGCGGCGGGCGGCTACATGGACCGCAGCGCCTCCTCCACGCCCGTCAAGCTGGGCGTGTGTCGCGGCGGGCGGCGCCCTGATCTGGTCCTGGAGCGAGGCGAGGTCATCGACTTCTCGTCCCTCAGCTCCTCGGACCGCACGCCGCTCACCAGCCCGTCGCCTTCGCCGTCGCCCGACTTCTCGGGCCCGGGAACGCCCGCCTCCCATTCGGCGACGCCCAGCTTGCTGTCGGAGGCGGACCTCATCCCGGACGCCATGCCTCCTCAGGCGCTGTTCCACG ATGATGAGGAGATGGAGACGGAGGGGATGATCGACCCGGGGATGGAGTACATCCCTCCGCCCAACGTCGGCCACGCGGGCCGGAAGAAGCTCCGCCCCCCTCAGCTTCTCATCAAACAGGAAGCTGACAGCGAGGACGACGACGGCCACCAGGACCGCTTTGAAGAGCCGGCGGGCAGCAAcgaggctccgcccccttcctCCCGGGCGCTGGCAGCGGAGCGGCGGAGGATGGCGCTCCCTGAGAAGTCAGACGGCGGCGGCGCCCCACGCAGCCCCCGCTTCTCGGCCCTCAGCCTGTACGAggagcggctgctgctgcggcgGCTGGACGCCTGCCTGCTGGCGCTGGCCGTCACGCCGCAGGGCAAACGCCtccacaggaagctgctgctgcgCCAGGCCAAGCGCCAGAGAGGGCTCCCCCTGCTGGACATCGACCGGGCCGTCAGCGCCGCCCTCAGCCTGGTGGGAGGGATCTGCGGCCCGCGGGAGGCGGAGTCACGTGGCGGGGGCGGAGCTAAGGGCCAGTTTGGCACCGGCAGCCAGGAGCAGCGGATTCTGGATCGCTTCCAGGTACCGGTACCGCCGGCGGTTCTGTGGGGCG GTCAGAACCTCCTGCTCACGTTTAACCGTCTCTCCCTGCAGACCAACTTCTCCAGCAGAAGAGGAGTCCAGCAGCGCTCCGTCTCCTTCTGGCATCGCCTGATGGGGGCTGAGGGCCGCTTGGAGCCCAACATCAAGAGTCCGTACACGGCCCGCATCCTGAAGCCCTTCATCAG GAGGGACTTTGAGTCGCGGCCCCTCAAGCTCCGCCTCCTGGCGGAGATCAGGGCGTATCCTCACAGGAAGGATCCGGACTGGACCCCCCAACCCGAGGCGCCCATCGACTACTGCTACGTGCGTCCCAACCACATCCCCTCCGTCAACGCCATGTGCCACGACAGCTTCTGGCCAG GTGTGGACCTGTCTGAGTGCCTGCAGTACCCGGACTTCAGCGTGGTGGTTCTCTATAAGAAGGTGGTGGTGGGCTTTGGCTTCATGGTGCCGGATGTGAAGTACAACGAGGCGTACATCTCCTTCCTGCTGGTCCACCCTGAGTGGAGGAGAGCCGGCATCGGGACCTTCATGATCTACCATCTGATCCAG ACCTGCATGGGCAAAGACGTGACGCTGCACGTGTCGGCCAGCAACCCCGCCATGCTGCTCTACCAGAAGTTTGGCTTCAAGGCCGAGGAGTACATCCTGGACTTCTACGACAAATACTACCCGGTGGACAGCAGCGAGTGCCGGCACGCCTTCTTCCTGCGGCTCCGGCGCTGA